One segment of Brassica napus cultivar Da-Ae chromosome C3, Da-Ae, whole genome shotgun sequence DNA contains the following:
- the LOC106372649 gene encoding probable E3 ubiquitin-protein ligase ARI16: METDGQRVYSVLTTNEVGEKMTSEINQISEVFLLSKSDATLILISLRWNSFKASDRLGDDKEKLLSDLGLVKVFSSCQESDSVSSFAGHENLVSTPFCSHEFSETCWKSHLNNLLERKTEEEERVLCPNPDCVAPVGPDTIEKLTEPAVKMMYDRYILGSFVEANKESIKWCPAPGCEYAIELHEDLLEDDESSLDFGVVCLCGHTFCWSCTLESHRPVTCKDASVWFSSTLDTLKSNAWLLENTKRCPNCNCHVQRTDDPVLRMITCICSCSFCWRCFRSEEEHNGKWNCVEFSFQLSMRQVDDSRYLRLWETCLEEYENSKSDLKAIEENGVPRLTDNCSFNERDVDAVKEASLLMVQCRLVLKWSCAYEYFIAMYQSAKTQYVKYLRGEATKTLLRHIATHEELMNKAPTSGYFSSFKVKLSDSSTITGNYFHEYVKTLESGFPEIQVDT, encoded by the exons ATGGAAACCGATGGTCAGAGAGTGTACTCTGTTCTTACAACAAATGAAGTTGGTGAGAAGATGACGAGTGAAATCAACCAGATCTCGGAAGTCTTCTTGCTGTCCAAATCTGATGCAACCTTAATCCTAATCTCTCTCCGTTGGAACTCGTTCAAGGCTTCAGACCGTTTGGGCGACGACAAGGAGAAACTCCTCTCGGACTTAGGTTTGGTTAAAGTTTTCAGTTCGTGTCAAGAAAGCGATTCTGTGTCTTCTTTCGCAGGTCATGAAAATCTGGTCTCCACACCCTTTTGTTCACACGAGTTTTCTGAAACTTGTTGGAAAAGTCATCTCAACAACCTTCTGGAGAGGAAgacggaggaggaagagagagtCCTTTGCCCTAACCCAGACTGTGTTGCTCCTGTTGGACCCGATACGATTGAGAAACTCACAGAACCAGCTGTGAAGATGATGTACGATAGATACATTCTGGGATCTTTCGTTGAGGCGAACAAGGAATCGATCAAGTGGTGTCCTGCGCCAGGTTGCGAATACGCCATTGAGCTTCATGAGGATCTCTTGGAAGATGATGAGTCTTCTCTTGACTTTGGTGTGGTGTGTTTGTGTGGTCACACATTCTGTTGGAGTTGCACGCTCGAGTCACATCGACCCGTGACCTGCAAGGATGCTTCTGTTTGGTTTAGTTCCACCTTGGATACGTTAAAGAGCAATGCTTGGCtccttgaaaacaccaaacgtTGTCCTAACTGCAACTGTCACGTGCAGAGGACCGATGACCCTGTTTTGAGAATGATAACTTGTATCTGCAG TTGTAGCTTCTGTTGGCGCTGCTTTCGGTCAGAGGAAGAGCACAACGGAAAATGGAATTGTGTTGAATTCTCTTTTCAGCTATCAATGAGACAAGTGGACGATTCTCGTTACCTGCGTCTGTGGGAGACATGTCTTGAAGAGTATGAGAATTCCAAGTCGGATCTCAAAGCCATAGAGGAGAACGGCGTTCCAAGACTGACGGATAACTGCAGTTTTAACGAGCGAGACGTTGATGCTGTAAAGGAAGCATCTCTGCTTATGGTCCAGTGTAGGCTTGTATTGAAATGGAGCTGTGCTTATGAATATTTCATAGCCATGTACCAAAGCGCCAAGACGCAGTATGTGAAGTACCTTCGAGGAGAAGCTACAAAGACACTTCTTAGGCACATAGCGACTCACGAAGAGTTGATGAATAAAGCTCCCACATCTGGTTATTTCAGTTCCTTCAAGGTCAAGTTGTCAGACAGTTCAACAATCACTGGTAACTACTTCCATGAATATGTCAAGACTCTTGAAAGTGGTTTCCCTGAAATTCAGGTTGACACTTAG
- the LOC125583166 gene encoding uncharacterized protein LOC125583166 encodes MVEMVGSENVVHLVTDNAPNFKASGRLLTERYPNISWSPCAAHCMNLILEDVGNMPNVKELVSAVSKITIFVYNHKSTLNFLRKRQGWREIIRPGETRFATTFISLQSAYAHKDDLQALVVDQEFRQFLKTEKARYVKTVVLDENMWEHCLLIVRIMAPMILLLCVCDTDEKPSLPYVYEGMYRACLGIKKIFGKKKELYKPYTSIIKNRWDRMLRHDLHAAAYFFNPAFMYDQKNFSKKPEILKAMLNLMEKQKGSDRTKIFDGMTMYREREKSFSLSSALSCLKTTRPDEWWKFFGYDVPVLQKLAIRILSQTASSSSGCEHNWFSKRKRSYDPTDYESIDKTDFWVVEESGEAELDYDKLENALTEENPKDGEDATSDTLDLNGTEDEVPFSQDDTAE; translated from the exons ATGGTGGAAATGGTTGGCTCTGAAAATGTGGTTCATTTAGTGACTGATAATGCGCCTAACTTCAAGGCTTCAGGTAGATTACTTACGGAGAGATACCCAAATATTTCTTGGTCTCCATGTGCAGCTCATTGCATGAATTTAATATTGGAGGATGTGGGAAACATGCCTAATGTTAAAGAGTTAGTTTCTGCTGTCTCAAAGATAACTATCTTTGTCTACAATCATAAgtcaactttaaattttttgaggAAGAGGCAAGGTTGGAGGGAAATCATTCGTCCAGGAGAAACCCGCTTTGCTACCACTTTTATATCCCTTCAGAGTGCATATGCACATAAAGACGACTTACAAGCTTTGGTAGTAGATCAAGAGTTCAGGCAGTTTCTGAAAACAGAGAAAGCAAGATATGTCAAGACTGTTGTTTTGGATGAAAACATGTGGGAGCATTGTTTGTTGATCGTAAGGATTATGGCTCCAATGATACTATTGTTGTGTGTTTGTGATACTGATGAGAAGCCATCATTACCATATGTCTATGAAGGAATGTATCGAGCATGTTTAGGCATCAAGAAGATATTTGGAAAAAAGAAGGAATTGTATAAGCCTTATACAAGTATCATAAAGAACAGGTGGGATAGAATGTTGCGCCATGATCTTCATGCTGCAGCATACTTCTTCAATCCAGCTTTCATGTATGATCaaaagaacttttcaaaaaaGCCTGAGATATTGAAAGCGATGTTAAATTTGATGGAAAAACAAAAAGGGTCTGACAGAACAAAGATCTTTGACGGGATGACAATGTATAGAGAACGTGAGAAAAGCTTCTCACTTTCATCAGCTTTAAGTTGTTTGAAAACCACTCGTCCTG aTGAGTGGTGGAAGTTCTTTGGATATGATGTTCCTGTTTTGCAGAAGCTAGCAATTCGAATTCTTAGCCAAactgcatcatcatcatcgggCTGTGAGCATAATTG GTTCTCAAAAAGAAAGAGGTCATATGATCCGACTGATTATGAGTCCATTGATAAAACTGATTTCTGGGTAGTAGAAGAAAGTGGAGAAGCTGAACTTGATTATGATAAACTTGAGAATGCACTTACTGAAGAAAACCCAAAAGATGGAGAAGATGCAACTTCTGACACCTTGGACTTGAACG gTACCGAAGATGAAGTGCCATTCTCTCAAGATGATACAGCTGAATAA